The sequence TATTTTTGAATCCCCATAACTAAAACTAAGATTCCATTTAATTTATGGCACAATCTTGGCTTCTTGGTAAAAAGATTGAACGATTGCTGGGATGGCTGACCATTTATAGTTCCTAGTAAACGTACTAGATTTCTAGTAAACCATATCAgataattcagtttatttgaatTGAGTTGGgggggcacgggggcttagtggttagcacgttcacctcacacctccagggttgggggttcgattcccacctccaccttgtgtgtgtggagtttgcatgttctccccgtgcctcgggggtttcctccgggtactccggtttcctcccccggtccaaagacatgcatggtaggttgattggcatctctggaaaattgtctgtagtgtgtgagtgtgtgagtgaatgagagtgtgtgtgtgccctgcgatgggttggcactccgtacagggtgtatcctgcctcgaagccgatgacgcctgagataggcacaggctccccgtgacccgagaagttcggataagcggtacaagatgaatgaatgaatgaatgaatgaatgaatgaattgagtTTATTGATTTCACCAGGGCTGTTGGACTTTGTTGGAGTCTGACGCTTCTGCAGTGATTAATTGGTTTTATTGCCAGTTGTATTTGAACTTGAGCAAAAAGAATGATTGGGCTTGGTTAGTCTTAGTCTTGGACTTGACCATAGCCCTACCTTTTACCAGCAATTATGTGTATGGAGGAGAGACACTCTTGTGGTGTGCCATGTCAAACAATGCATCAGAGAGAGTGCcatatttatttcttgataatATGGTGCTGTTAGATTGTGTTAAATACAGAACTGAAAACTAAATAGTATGGGAATGGGGAAATTATCCATGTGCTATAAAAAAAGAATGCCAAAAAGCAGACCACAGCATCATCAGTTTTTATGTGCATCAGTTTTGTTTGCATGGTAACAGAAAGGAGACAAGCATTGTGAGAGTTCATTGTGATTAAGTGTTAGTGAGCAACAGTGGTTCAGTTTTAATTGAAGGGAATACAAAAGGTTTAACCCAACTTAATTAGGGCTTTTAAAAATTCCAAGGTTGGATAGCACAAGAATCAGCCTGAGACACATACAGAATACagaaaacacacgcacacacacgcacacgcacacgcacacgcacacacacacacacacacacacacacacacacacacacacacacacacacacacacacacatgcacatgcacacacatacatgtacacacacaaataaaaaaagaactttgGTGACAGTTGACCCCACTCtccaaatgaaatattaatttaaaaaaagtctaTAAACACAGCTGTTAATTTTTGAAATTTTAAAgttaagatttaaaaatatatttttttttattactgaacactgattacatttttaaataaatagtgtGCCTTTCTGTTATTAAGCATTAACTAAAATGACCTAAAATAATCTGCTCCCTTAACTTTATACTGTGCATCTTAAGTCATAAATGGTTTTTAAACATATTCTGgtcattattttttgtaaaattatatTGACCTTCTCTGGTATCTGTGGTGTCAACACAGAAATAACAAGCAGTTATATAACCGTAAACAATTACCATTTAGAGATGGTCTACGTGATGAAAGTACTGAAGACAAAGGTGTTTCTGTAGCAAGTGAAAAGGGTGAGGTTTAGAATTATTCATCAACGTTTCCTCAACAACGTTTATAACCTGACAGGAATTAATTCCAAAAACTTCCTTGAATCTTTTCATGAATCCACGGGTCATGTTTACCAGCATTACCTAAGATCTGCTAGTGTGCAAGAATAGTGTGAAAAACACCCGTTAGACACTTTTGTGACGTTAGCGTTTTTTGGGGAATAATTAATCTCCACATACTTCatttacacaattaaaaaatttttttactttgatttagaagtaataataattaaaattttaactgtcaaaataaaaagtgagtTTTTATATTAGAGACCTATATAATTTCTAAGTTAGAAGCATAATTACAAGCATATTTCAAACATAAATACTAaaagtattgttttttttataaagaaaaataaaaatattttgttatatacTTGGTTATAAAAATATAGTTTGTGCTACTGGATAAAcgaatatacatatacacacaaaattatatatttttccatAGAAATTTTCAAATTGTTTTAGATGATTGTAGTAAAAATACAGTGTATTAAATTAATAGAATCAGTatcacagaattaattaatatattattcttGAATTTAcctattattactttttataatTATGAATAAAAGACTCCACTTATGGTAtaggtatggtatggtatacggtacttttgtaattttttttttttgcataaaatcTATAGTTCTCCTGAATGTATAATTACACgtcatttatacacacaattaGTTTTTTTAGTGGAACAAATAAAGCTAACAGTAACGCTGTCTATTCATTATTCTGGGATTTTTGTATATAATCTTATTTAAAGTTTGAAGACCGAATCCTTCAAAAAGTGTCATTTATCTGAACACTAACAATAAGCTCCAGCTGTTTCCTTGCATCACGCGTCACTCAGCCAGAATTTGAAGCTGTATCTCAAATGTAATGCATTACACAAGGTGGATTATTTTACAGCCAGTGCAGTGAACTGCAGTGAAGACAACGTTTATATTTTCCATGGCTCATCCACTTTTATGACTAATTAACTTCCACATACTTCATCTTATCAGTTTTATCAACAAGGAAATAAACAACAGTATGGTTACTTTGATTTAGATacaaaatgattcattaataaaatataaatgaaaaaaagttaATCTCCGAtatacggtggccgagaagtgcaaaacacattaacaaattaacaaatcagaaaacaaattagcaaatccgaaaacacattaacaaatccaaaaacacaacgacaattcagaaaacccggaaacggtaggtatagtttgtgaatggaaacttaccgatcatcggacaagacacctgtcactcaagatatacaggtctggaatcttatgtgtaaagttatccgtttaaatataagaaaataacaaaattaatccacagtaatccattccatccatccattacaattttccctgcggcagactgttgaacttcacgtataccttgagtgacaggtgttttgtccgatgatcggtaagtttccattcgtAAATTATACCTACCGTTtctgggttgtctgaattgtcgttgtgttttcggatttgttaatgtgttttcagatttgttcatttgttttcggatttgttcatttgttttcggatctgttaatgtgttttcggatttgttcatttgttttcggatttgttaatgtgttttcgtatttgttaatgtgttttcgtatttgttaatgtgttttcggatttgttaatgtgttttcgtatttgttaatgtgttttcggatttgttaatgtgttttcgtatttgttaattgttttcggatttgttgttttgttttcggatttgttaatttgttttcggatttgttaatgtgttttcggatttgttaatgtgttttcgtatttgttaatgtgttttcggatttgttaatgtgttttcgtatttgttaatgtgttttcggatttgttaatgtgttttcggatttgttaattgttttcggatttgttgttttgttttcggatttgttaatttgttttcggatttgttaatgtgttttcggatttgttaatgtgttttcggatttgttaatttgttttcggattcgttaatgtgttttcggatttgttaatttgttttcggatttgttgttttgttttcggatttgttaatgtgttttcggatttgttcatttgttttcggatttgttaatttgttttcggatttgttgttttgttttcggatttgatgttttgttttcgatttgttaatttgttttcggatttgttaatgtgttttgcacttctcggccacctgTTCAAGTGTAAAAAAGGACAACATGTCAACTGTTAATAAGTGAGGCAAATCAGTTTGGGAATCAGCCAGATGTTTATGAGAGTTGGAGTGAACTGTAGTGTGGAATTTCCATGCTGCTAATTACATCATTGAAACTCGTAGGCATGTGAAATAATGACCTTTCACACGTCTTCACAGTCATTTGCATAAATCTATTTTAGGAATGACACAACAGGTAATTAAgcttggggtttttttttttcttcttccaatTTTGGTAATATTTTAGTATAACATTAAATGCAATCTTTCTATGGTATACTTCTATCAAAACGCAAGCCATTATCTCAATATCTGAAATGTGGCTACTTTATGAAGTACACGTTAAAGtcctttataaatatttgaacaCGATTTCTTTTATAGTTTATATGATCTCAAAATCAAACCGCACAACAAAATATCTCAGTTTCTAGATGATCCGGTATGTTTTCCTGAAAATTTCCTTTCTGACCACCAATTAGATGGATATTAAAGATGgatttttcaaaatgttgatTATTGTTGTATTTACCTTACATGGTTAATGGAAATTGGAAATGAAGAGTACTGTGCACTGTTTACCCAAACTTTGTTATAACTCGCAATGTCGCAATACTTATTTTATGACTTGTGCATTGAAAAagtcaatggaaaaaaaaaaacattttacagttccaaaagtaaaaaaaatagttacaGAAAAACATTTACTTTCATGATCTTTGAAGGCATTCttttctactctctctctctctctctctctctctctctctctctctctctctctctctctctctctctctctctctctctctcttcatatATTCTGTTTCCCTCTAGAGAGTGTTTTCAATGTTTATGTTTCATGAAATGTTTTAATACTAACATCAAATTACTATTTCTTGGTTTTAGTAATTAAATTTATACgtatgaataaatacatatatatgtatatgtaagtttcaggacaaacatttacatgtaaaaacaaattccatttttattacagaactTCCCCTGGGGTGGTTTAACGAAGCACCTCCCTGCTTTCTGACTCCACCTTACTGTGCTTTATATACGCTTGTGCATGCTGCATTTCCTCAGTGTGTTTCTTCACCTGTAGAAACAGTGGACTTAGAGTttaaaggaaaaggaaatggAAGAACGCAGAGTTCCTGTTAGTGTTCGGCTTTTAGGTGTGATGCACAAGGAGAAGAGCAAAGTAAGCCAGAGTTTACTGTGCACTGCTTTTTTCTTGTACCTAAACAAAATGCAGAAAATCTAAACTTGCTTGTATTTTTCCTCTAGCTTTACATGACCTCTGTTCTTTGgtcagatcaaaatgaaatcatCGTCTACAGAACGCTTGAAGAATTTAAAACATTGCATGTAAGTATTTACCCCGTATATCAATCctgttttatgtatgtatgtatgtatgtatgtatgtatgtatgtatgtatgtatgtatgtatgtatgtatgcatttgacttttttacatatactggtttttattttttttcaggttcaacttaagaaaaaatgtgcaagttcATATTCAGGTCCTTTTCAAAGGTCAATAAGGATTGTTCCCAAATTTAAAGGTAAATATGATCTTTCTATAATTATTAACACATAAAGtacttattttttatcattGATATAGTGGTTATAATACCAATAGAATGCATATTTATTATAGGACATATTAgttatttctaaataaacagGTATTTTTcgataaatataaaagaataaattgtatgtaataATTGGATCTAATATTTAGCCTGTATTTTATGTGCTTGTAGCAGAGAAAGTAAAGAGAGGCATTCAGAAGAAGAGCTACAGTAAGTCCCTGCTGAGGCTGAAGCCACTGGAAGAgtactgcactgcactgctgaACGCTAATCCTTCTGTCTCTCAAAGCTCAGAACTCATCCAGTTTCTGCTTCCGAGACCAGAGGATCTGAAACCAGAATTTTCTAAAAATaggtacacacatgtacacacacacacacacacacacacacacacacacacacatgcacacaaaaaccTGTTTTCAACATGTGAGAAATGGAATAAAGTAGACTAACTAAAACGTGATTTGGCACAGCATCATGGTCATGCCATCAGATGAATCTCTGGGCAGAAGCACTGACGTGAAATCAGATGCCAGCGTAATCCAGCCATTCGTGACCGAAGTGTACCGCTGCATCGCTCCCTATGAGACTAAGGACACAAAGAACCGTCCCTTCAAGGTTGAGGTGGGAGAAACTGTGGATGTGCTCATCAAGGACAAAGCAGGTGAGTTTATATCTTTATGCTTTCTTATGCCTTTATGATACCTAAATGCCCTCTTTTCTTCACAATTCACATGTTTGTATGCTTTCATGTAAATGTTGGAACTGTGTCATTAAAGGCTGGTGGCTGGTTGAGAATGAGTGTAAATGCCTCGCCTGGTTTCCTGCTCCATACCTGAAAAATGCTGAAGCAGAAGATGAACCTGCTGATGAAGAAGTTGGAGAAGGTAAGATATGTGATAGGAGTTTAGAAAGAATATTACTGAGAACATTCCTTATAGTTTGTACTGATCGTGAAGCCGTGCACTACTGGCATCAGGCCAATTTCTAGAAAGCAGACATAATGTTTCCAGACATAATGTTATTGTAGAACCAGGTTCAAATTCCAGACATACTTCCATTGTCATGACCTACTAAAGTATCTCTAAAGGGTTATGGAAAAATCACGGGAAAATGAAAAAgtcttatttaacatttattccCACTCTTCTGCCTATAGCTACTCTATGTGTTGCCACCAAAAGCTACAAATCCACAAAAATGGACGAAATCTCTGTGGAGATCGGATCCGTGGTTGAGGCTGTACGAAAATCGAATGACGGATGGTGGTTAGTTAGGTAAGCATTCTTCTTTGTGACTGCAGACTAAGAAGCAGATAATGCACTTACCACAGATAACCTCACCATTTGTTGAATAAACAAAATCCTACAtttcaaacacaaataaaattgaaagaaaCATAGCACGAAGGGTTTGTTGATGATTTATCTCCTTTGATTTGTGCCTATGAAATTGCTCCAtatattatttcttaaaatCTCATTGGCCTTCTCTTTTATCTCAGGTACAACTGCAGGACTGGTTACATCCCTTCTATGTACCTGCAGCCATATGTTAATCCACGATTGCAAATCATTAGCACCCAGAGGGGTCTTCACAGCTCTACCCTAAACTTGGCTCCGATTCACGTCCCTGCTAGCTCTTCTCTGATGATCCCAGGAAATGAGCTGAGTCGTTCACATAGCAACCTCCTGTGGATTCCAGAAGACAACCTTATTGTCAGCGATAAGTCCAAATCACACTCCCTGAATGTTTTAACAGATGCTCAGCACAGGCCACCTGCCATCAAAGTGGATAGTGTGGAAGAAGACAGGGACAGGAGCTTCAGCGACAGCAGTGAAGAAAGCTTTAGCGACAGTGCCAGCTCCTCAAGcagtgggtctgtctgtgtgagcaGCCCGACAGACACCCAGCGGTGTAGAACTCCCCAGCCCAACCACCTCAATCCCACCGACAGCAGGATGTTGCACAGCAAATCTGAACCCTCTGTGTTCCAGTCACCCAGGACACCCAAAATTCCCCCCAGACCTCAAGCGCAAGAAATCCTCCAACGTTGCACCACAGTGACCCGTAAGAACGTCTCCAAAAACCAGATGCTTTCTGCAAATGGAGACATCCACAGCCGCTGAACACAACTACAGATCGTTCTTCTTTTCACAATTCCATCTAGATCTGTTTCACCGAACCTGTGTGATCGTTAGTTGCATGTGGCAAGTGTACAGTGAAGGAGAATACGGTTAGAaatattcttttgtttttcttattgaaCATAATTAATTGATCCATAACCCTAGGCAGAAAGACTTGGAAGGGCAACTGCAATCTACTTAATGATGCAtgtcatatattttattctacatCACTTACATTAGAAACAGTGACAAGGATAAGGGTTCTTTAGGGGTTTCTCCCCCCTTAAAGCAGAGGATTGTCAATTTTCAGTAGATAATAAGTGTCTAATGCCTTGCAAACAACCAGTTTGTAGTATATCTTGTAGTCCTTGTAATCGTAGAAGCATGTTGTAAGTGCCACTCGTTTTAAGACTAGGCTGTCTTAataaactgaaagaaaacaaaccttTCAGACCTGCTACCTTGGAGGCTCTATAGAGACCCCTACTAGAATAATTAcacagtgaaaaaaatgtacaatctgtctctgtatttatagagatatttatatatatatagttctcTATGGTCTGTGATGAAAATTTCATATACGTTTTGCTTTCTGCAACCATACTGAAAATCTCTTCCATACTGGAAATCCAATGTAGTGCATCATATCTGCAGTATTTATTGTACTTGTCACTGAAGTGAGACATCACAAGACTGCTCTCATCATCAGTGCATTTTTATATGATCCAATATAACCTTGTGTTTAATTAGAATCGCTGAACTCTTGATGTCTAAAATGAAGTGTTAAGTATGAGAATGTAATCTGTTCTCTCTtcattttattctcttaaaGTCTATACTTAAGATTTGCAAATCATACTTTATACAAAATCACCTGTATATCGATAATCCCATGTTCTTAACATTTTGGTTCTCTTCTATTGTatgtatttacaataaaaatcaataaaatattacaccaaTAACTGT is a genomic window of Tachysurus fulvidraco isolate hzauxx_2018 chromosome 15, HZAU_PFXX_2.0, whole genome shotgun sequence containing:
- the noxo1a gene encoding NADPH oxidase organizer 1a, with protein sequence MEERRVPVSVRLLGVMHKEKSKLYMTSVLWSDQNEIIVYRTLEEFKTLHVQLKKKCASSYSGPFQRSIRIVPKFKAEKVKRGIQKKSYSKSLLRLKPLEEYCTALLNANPSVSQSSELIQFLLPRPEDLKPEFSKNSIMVMPSDESLGRSTDVKSDASVIQPFVTEVYRCIAPYETKDTKNRPFKVEVGETVDVLIKDKAGWWLVENECKCLAWFPAPYLKNAEAEDEPADEEVGEATLCVATKSYKSTKMDEISVEIGSVVEAVRKSNDGWWLVRYNCRTGYIPSMYLQPYVNPRLQIISTQRGLHSSTLNLAPIHVPASSSLMIPGNELSRSHSNLLWIPEDNLIVSDKSKSHSLNVLTDAQHRPPAIKVDSVEEDRDRSFSDSSEESFSDSASSSSSGSVCVSSPTDTQRCRTPQPNHLNPTDSRMLHSKSEPSVFQSPRTPKIPPRPQAQEILQRCTTVTRKNVSKNQMLSANGDIHSR